From the Melospiza georgiana isolate bMelGeo1 chromosome 11, bMelGeo1.pri, whole genome shotgun sequence genome, the window GGATCTCAGTGATGGCTGAAGGGGGTTTTAATTCATATTTCATTGCTAAAATGCTGCCAATGCTGCAGTTAAACCAGCAGGCACCAGTGCCAGCTCCCAAGCCTGCTCACCATGGGAAGGTGAGGAGATGGAACATGGCAGCTCCCCACGAGCACCCATGGCTCTGTTGGATGGACTTTGCTGTTGGGCTGGCAGCACAATACCTCCTTGGAGGTTTGAAGCTCCATCTGTGATGTCACCTTGCCAGAAGTAGTCCCCAGCAGTGGTTTCATTAATCATGAGCACACAACAGGGGTGAAGCTGTCACTGAACCTCCAAGGAATGAGCAGCTGAGGCACTGGGTATTAACAGGTTTTATTTCCCCCTGGCCACCCTTCTCAGCACTCAGTCTTCATGCTGGTAGCCAGGGGACTGAGTCAAGGAGATGAGATGCAGAGCTGGAGGGTTTAGGAGATTCAAGCTGTCCATCTGGCCTCAGATTTATTCAACCCCCTTCATAAACTCCAGGAACTCTGCCAAGGGGAAGACATCGGAGACAAGAGGTGTGAGGTGAGACTGAAGTGCCCTCCCAGTTGTCAAGTGTGGTCTTGGcagcttttcccagccctgtctcCTGTTCCACCCTTATGATATGTGAGAGGCCAAGGGGGGGATGGCTACTGCTCCTCTGACTGTGGCAAGGACTCCTTGTGACTCCTGCTGGAAATGTCACTGGAGCCCAGCATCCCCCTCAGCTGCCACATGCCTGGGCATCATTTTGTCAGCACCACATTCAAAGATACAGCCCTTCAGAAATGGTGCTGGTGTTAATGGGGCCAGGAGGGGACTGGTGAAAAGTGGCAGTGCTTCAGTGCAGCAAGGGCGCAGGTAAGGCAGCCCCAGGTCCTTGCTCCCATTTCACAAGTGTAAGAACCCCCCCATCCCTGTGCACATGCTCCTGTCAGAGGTattgcccagcactgcctgcatgAGCTTGTGCTCATCCAAGACCAAGGGAGCTGCCCAGGGGCATGACCAAGGGCTTGTGACCAAACCACATGCAAGAGAGTCCTACCATCATAGTCAATCCTGCCATCGTTGTTTTTATCCCCATCTTTCATCAGTTCCTCTATGTCATCCTCGGTGATGGTCTCTCCTGTTGCCTGCAGCATGATCTTCAGCTCCTCGAGGTCGATGTAGCCATCAGCGTTtctgtgccaggacagaagAGCTCAGGACcagagagagctgctggggaggggcccaggctggctgcacCCTCCCACCACCCCACTTCGCTGTGCTCATGGGGTCTCACTTATCAAACATCCTGAAGAGGTCTGAGAGCTCCTCCTCGGTTTTGCCTTTGCTGTCATCTTTCATACACCGCACCATCATCACCAGGAACTCATCGAAGTCCACAGTGCCACTGCCTGAGGGGAGAATGGACTGTCTGGGGCCAGCTGGCCAGCACTGGGACCCTCACTGAGCCCCACACTTCATGAGCAGCTCCACCAGACTGACCCACCCAgcttccctgcacagccacatgGATTCAGAACCCCAAAACCTTAAGTTGTGGTGTTAAACCTGTTATTGTTTAAGTTAAAAATCAAGACTGCCATCAGACAGTGTCTCTACAAGTCAAACTGGAAGAATATACAAGGTCTCATGCCTCAGTCTCTTCTCATACTGGGCTTGAGAAATGCAGGGAaggggagcccagctggagccatCAGCTGGAGCTACAGGGGGTGGATGGGCAATGCCAATGAGGGATCACCTTTCCCTTCAACAACCAAGGGCCAAAACtcaggagagcagccctgcagcaagAGTTAGTTCTCAGGATGCTGGGAAAAGTGACTTAGGCCTTTCTCTGGCCTTGTAAGTGAATTTTTACCTTTCACAGTCATTTTGCCTTGGCAAAAGTCCTTCTGGCAGCACCAAAGGATGGAAGTTCCTGCTATGGAGATACCTGCCCATCTCTTTTAGGTATTAATATTGAAAGCTCCAGAAGGTATTCATGCAGTGTGCTTTTGCACTTGCACTACAGTAGTGTTGTTTTCAATTACTCAGATGCTTTCCTTTTTTGCTTGACTTTTaactgcttttttattttccagatgcTTAGTGTGGTATTTCTGCCCAAATGCCCACAGTGGGTTTTATATGTGATCATCAGTACACTGATTGAATCAGTATTGACAGTTAGTTATGTGGGGGTGTGTACACTTGAGCAGTGAGAGACTTTCCTGATCAAATCCTCTAAGTGGCATTTCTGAAATGGCAGTTCCTACATTCAGCCTACATTTGGTTTTTTGAAAGGATCTGTACAATTTCACAGTGTCCCCCAAAATCAGTTCAAGCAGTCTTGATTGCTGTAGGAATAAAAATATCTATAGTTCCTCTTTGCCTGGAAATTCCATAAAGGAGCCACGCTGAGGTCTGGTGGGTGTTTAGTGTCCTTTGAATTCACAGCAGGCTGCACCCCACAGCTGTgactgtccccagcacagatcctgccagcactgcacagatggccccacaCCCCCAGATGTGGGGATGGTTCCTGGGAGAGTGGAAGAAACCCAAACTTCTCACCATCTTCATCCACCTCATCTAtcatctcctgcagctcctcaggagtGGGGTTCTGCCCCAGCATCCTCAtcaccttccccagctccttggTGCTGATGCAGCCATCCTCTGCCCCCAGCACAAAGATGTCAAAGGCAGCCTTGAACTCTggagagagaggggacaggagaggTGAGGgggtcctgccctgcagctggagcctgcaggcaggGGCTCATCCCAGGCACAGCCTCCCCTGACTgtgcacccagcactgcccagccatGGCCTTGTGGGACACCAGAAACTGCCTTGCCAGCAATGCTGGTGGATCAAAATCCCTGGGCCATGCCCTGCCTTGGCCAGTCTGGCCAAAGCATTTTCCAGAGTGTTCTTAGGAGGCAGGCAGGGTTGATGCCTGGGAGCTCCACTTCAGGCTGTGGTGTCAGGTTGAAGGTGCACCTACCATTTTTTTGCTCTTCTGTCAGCTGCTCAACCTGTAAGGAAAACATAGACACCAAGTCAATTTAATTTTGTCAGCATCACTAATTACTAAAAGGACGTGTTTGTTCAACAGCCTTTGCCAGGGTCAACCAAACCTCACAAGAGGCAACCTCATGGATCAGGGTATGTACAGCCAGAGGCGTTTGACACAGCAAGATTTTGTAGTCTAAGAGGttcttccctttaaaaaaaattcacatctCCTTTGAAGCAAACATAACTTCTCTAGAGTAATAGATGCTAATACATGGCAGAAATAGCCTTTGTGCAAGCAGGGAAAGCCCACTGGGAAAAGAATACGCCTCTGCCAACCATTTGGGGATAATTTCTTATTTCACTGCAGGAtggctgcactgctgagggCTGCTCACATGTGGGCCAACACCACATCAGAGCTGAGATGTGCTCTGGGGAGTtccctggggagggagaggtACACAAGAC encodes:
- the TNNC1 gene encoding troponin C, slow skeletal and cardiac muscles, with translation MDDIYKAAVEQLTEEQKNEFKAAFDIFVLGAEDGCISTKELGKVMRMLGQNPTPEELQEMIDEVDEDGSGTVDFDEFLVMMVRCMKDDSKGKTEEELSDLFRMFDKNADGYIDLEELKIMLQATGETITEDDIEELMKDGDKNNDGRIDYDEFLEFMKGVE